The Geotalea uraniireducens Rf4 genome window below encodes:
- a CDS encoding ABC transporter permease, protein MNKMPLSKIAVIILTAIAVFLPIGLLFWQSFLDAPFFQPDKMIGLDAYRFIFDDPDFKRAFLNSLYISCGMGLIAVPLGGLLAFLMVRTDLPGQRWIEPLLLIPVFVSPMILCFGYTVAVGPVGFISLWVQNILGSVPWNLYSMTSIVLIAGLSHVPHVYLYSSSALRSLGSDVEEAARVAGAGPLRVAASVSLPMVMPAMLYSGVLVFFLGFQVFGLALVLGDPEGHLVLATYLYKLTNKLGTPSYHLMAAVAMCIVAITIPMVLSQRFLLRNAHKYITLKGKGARQRTLPLGGWRWVAAGLVAAWLAVTVVIPIIGVVFRAFVTNWGEGVTFLEAFTLDNFRSVFEQGNLMRGVVNTILLGVIGGGLSVICFTFIGLSSHRKNNGRTRLLDYTVMTPRAIPGLLAGLAFLWVFLFFPPLAPFRKTLVSLWLAYSVVWLAYGMRLVSTSLLQVGPELEECARVTGATPGQVNRHVTVPLIKYGLLASWLMIFMIFEREYSTGVYLLGPGTEVIGSLMVSLWGAGAIEIISALSFINILLVSVGMGIALRYGVKLHD, encoded by the coding sequence ATGAACAAGATGCCCTTATCAAAGATTGCGGTGATAATCCTCACCGCAATCGCGGTCTTCCTGCCCATCGGTCTGCTCTTTTGGCAGAGTTTTCTGGATGCGCCGTTTTTCCAGCCGGATAAGATGATCGGCCTGGACGCCTACCGGTTCATCTTCGACGACCCGGACTTCAAGCGGGCCTTTCTCAACTCCCTGTACATCTCCTGCGGCATGGGGCTGATCGCCGTGCCGCTGGGGGGGCTGTTGGCCTTCCTCATGGTGCGCACCGACCTGCCGGGCCAACGATGGATCGAACCGCTGTTGCTGATCCCGGTATTCGTCTCGCCCATGATCCTCTGCTTCGGCTACACGGTGGCGGTCGGGCCGGTCGGCTTCATCTCCCTCTGGGTGCAAAATATCCTGGGAAGCGTGCCATGGAACCTGTATTCCATGACCAGCATCGTCCTCATCGCGGGCCTGTCACACGTCCCCCATGTCTACCTCTACTCCTCGTCGGCCCTGCGCAGTCTGGGTTCCGACGTGGAAGAGGCGGCGCGGGTGGCCGGGGCCGGGCCGCTCAGGGTAGCCGCATCCGTCAGCTTGCCCATGGTCATGCCGGCCATGCTCTACAGCGGCGTGCTGGTCTTTTTTCTCGGTTTCCAGGTCTTCGGGCTGGCCCTGGTCCTGGGCGACCCGGAGGGTCACCTGGTGCTCGCCACCTATCTGTACAAGTTGACCAACAAGCTGGGAACCCCTTCGTACCACCTGATGGCGGCCGTGGCCATGTGCATCGTGGCCATCACAATCCCGATGGTGCTGTCGCAGCGTTTTCTTTTGCGCAATGCCCACAAGTACATCACCCTCAAGGGGAAAGGGGCGCGCCAGCGCACCCTGCCCCTGGGGGGATGGCGCTGGGTGGCGGCCGGTCTCGTTGCCGCCTGGCTGGCCGTGACCGTGGTCATTCCTATCATCGGCGTCGTCTTCCGCGCCTTCGTAACCAACTGGGGTGAAGGTGTCACCTTCCTGGAGGCCTTTACCCTGGACAACTTCAGATCGGTCTTCGAGCAGGGCAACCTGATGCGGGGCGTCGTCAACACCATCCTGTTGGGTGTAATCGGCGGCGGCCTGTCCGTGATCTGCTTCACCTTCATCGGCCTGTCGTCCCACCGCAAGAACAACGGCAGGACAAGACTCCTGGACTACACCGTCATGACGCCACGCGCCATTCCGGGGCTTCTGGCCGGCCTGGCCTTCCTGTGGGTGTTCTTGTTCTTCCCGCCGCTGGCCCCGTTCCGCAAGACGCTCGTGAGCCTTTGGCTGGCCTACTCGGTGGTCTGGCTGGCCTACGGCATGCGCCTCGTCAGCACCTCGCTGTTGCAGGTGGGGCCCGAACTGGAGGAGTGCGCACGGGTGACCGGCGCAACGCCGGGACAGGTCAACCGCCACGTGACCGTGCCGCTGATCAAGTACGGCCTCTTGGCCAGTTGGCTGATGATCTTCATGATCTTCGAGCGTGAATACTCCACCGGCGTCTATCTGCTCGGCCCCGGCACCGAGGTCATAGGCTCGCTCATGGTCTCCCTGTGGGGCGCGGGGGCCATCGAAATAATATCTGCCCTGTCGTTCATCAATATCTTACTGGTCAGCGTGGGGATGGGTATCGCCCTGCGCTATGGAGTGAAACTGCATGACTAG
- a CDS encoding ABC transporter ATP-binding protein, which translates to MTSIELSVHDLHVTLGKNHILKGVSLDVNKGEIVALLGPSGSGKTTLLRSIAGLELPSHGSIRIGEQMVFESAKKIEVSVEKRCLGFVFQSYALWPHRTVYENVAYGLKLRKVPDGEIRQRVQEVLANLGLGDLSERHPHQLSGGQQQRVALARSLVYNPQVILLDEPLSNLDAKLREEARIWLRQLIIDLNLSAVCVTHDQAEAMAMADKVVLLKDGVIEQAGTPQEMYGAPKSLFVAEFMGANNTISGLVTDVDGDSARIEGNGWALRGRLRTPLKAGDRATAVVRLEKIKLAQTPKENSLRLPLTASVYLGNTWEYVFDLAGATIRGYGNEFMQPGEQLVDIPAEHLWLF; encoded by the coding sequence ATGACTAGCATCGAATTAAGCGTACATGATCTGCACGTCACCCTCGGCAAAAATCATATCCTCAAGGGAGTCAGCCTGGATGTGAACAAGGGTGAGATCGTCGCCCTGTTGGGCCCTTCGGGGAGCGGCAAGACGACCCTGCTCCGCTCCATCGCGGGGCTGGAACTCCCGAGCCATGGCTCCATCCGCATCGGCGAACAGATGGTATTCGAGTCGGCCAAGAAAATCGAGGTTTCGGTGGAGAAGCGCTGTCTCGGTTTCGTCTTCCAATCCTACGCCCTCTGGCCGCACCGAACCGTCTACGAGAACGTGGCCTACGGCCTCAAGCTGCGCAAGGTTCCCGATGGAGAGATCAGGCAGCGGGTCCAGGAGGTGTTGGCCAACCTGGGACTCGGCGATCTCAGCGAACGCCATCCGCACCAGCTCTCCGGCGGCCAGCAGCAGCGCGTCGCCCTGGCCCGCTCCCTGGTCTACAACCCCCAGGTGATCCTGCTCGACGAACCGCTCTCCAACCTGGACGCCAAACTGCGCGAGGAGGCTCGCATCTGGCTGCGCCAGTTGATCATCGACCTCAACCTGTCGGCGGTCTGCGTGACCCATGACCAGGCAGAGGCCATGGCCATGGCCGACAAGGTCGTCCTGCTCAAGGACGGGGTGATCGAACAGGCCGGCACGCCGCAGGAGATGTACGGCGCACCCAAATCCCTCTTCGTGGCCGAATTCATGGGGGCCAACAACACCATCAGCGGCCTGGTCACCGATGTTGACGGCGATTCGGCCCGCATCGAGGGGAACGGCTGGGCGCTCCGGGGGAGACTCCGGACGCCGCTGAAGGCCGGCGACCGGGCAACCGCGGTCGTTCGCCTGGAAAAGATCAAGCTGGCACAGACACCGAAAGAGAACTCCCTTCGCCTGCCGCTCACCGCCTCGGTCTACCTGGGGAACACCTGGGAGTACGTCTTCGACCTGGCCGGCGCCACCATCCGCGGTTATGGCAACGAGTTCATGCAGCCGGGCGAGCAGTTGGTGGATATCCCGGCAGAGCACTTGTGGCTGTTTTAA
- a CDS encoding FG-GAP repeat domain-containing protein, with protein MGGFFGYDVNIDKVFGSANVGVASIARENPFKPKNQKTNDFNSNYIGTEVNAEIGYKISENLTASLAVGRKLPSGERELFLAGDRIIRYYHQGTELKQVSETAIDKTAKILGIDTADLDGDGIPEVYVTIIDRETLVSQVYLPHEGRLEKIAEGLPYFFRGIEDDDKGRKILVQEMGVNGEFYGGVLELAKTGTKFETRNPRKLPRSGNLYNFNSFSDAAGKGYHVIMNGDGYLVVTSRDGRELWQSGEKFGGSDRYYKRETLEERTSFGDQYRWFFLAQRMIVTPRGELLVPRNDGFFVVGNLRSYKKHTFHVLRWTGSLLEEKWRSREYPTYLADFAYDPESRDLIQLEVIQGVSLVSKGQSVISVKRFPEGEH; from the coding sequence ATGGGCGGTTTCTTCGGCTATGATGTGAATATCGATAAAGTCTTCGGCTCCGCGAACGTCGGCGTGGCATCCATAGCCCGTGAGAACCCCTTCAAGCCGAAGAACCAGAAGACCAACGACTTCAACAGCAACTACATCGGCACAGAGGTCAACGCCGAAATCGGGTACAAGATCAGCGAGAATCTGACCGCCAGCCTGGCTGTGGGACGCAAACTCCCTTCCGGTGAGCGCGAACTTTTTCTGGCCGGCGACCGGATCATTCGCTATTACCATCAGGGAACCGAGCTGAAGCAGGTTTCCGAAACAGCAATCGACAAGACGGCAAAGATCCTCGGCATTGACACCGCCGATCTTGACGGTGACGGGATCCCCGAAGTCTATGTCACCATAATCGACAGGGAAACACTGGTTTCACAGGTCTATCTGCCGCATGAGGGGAGGCTTGAAAAGATTGCGGAAGGACTTCCCTACTTCTTCCGGGGGATCGAGGATGATGACAAGGGGAGGAAAATCCTTGTCCAGGAGATGGGGGTAAACGGGGAGTTTTACGGCGGTGTGCTGGAGCTGGCCAAGACGGGAACGAAGTTCGAAACGAGGAATCCCCGGAAACTCCCCCGGTCCGGTAATCTTTACAACTTCAACTCCTTTTCCGATGCTGCCGGAAAAGGCTATCACGTGATCATGAACGGTGACGGTTACCTCGTCGTTACGTCCCGGGACGGCAGAGAATTGTGGCAGAGCGGCGAAAAATTCGGTGGCTCGGACAGATACTACAAGCGGGAAACCCTGGAAGAGAGGACCTCTTTCGGCGACCAGTACCGCTGGTTCTTCCTCGCCCAGCGCATGATCGTCACGCCGCGGGGAGAACTGCTCGTTCCCAGGAACGACGGGTTTTTCGTCGTGGGTAACCTGCGTTCCTACAAAAAACATACGTTCCATGTTTTACGCTGGACCGGCTCGCTTCTTGAGGAAAAATGGCGCAGCAGGGAGTACCCGACCTATCTGGCTGATTTCGCCTACGATCCGGAGAGCAGAGACCTGATTCAACTGGAGGTGATTCAGGGTGTGAGCCTTGTCAGCAAAGGACAGTCGGTGATTTCGGTGAAACGGTTTCCAGAGGGTGAACATTGA
- a CDS encoding transporter substrate-binding domain-containing protein, whose amino-acid sequence MLHQIIHSIRWLRFPATLTLFFLLFATAPFTEAFAGEKTIRVGGNHDYPPYELVDKNGQPAGFTVDLLRAIAEVMGMNVDIHLGEWAKRHDDLKNGMIDMTLGMNNSEERDKIFDFTSPHTIVQQAIFARRDSPVVSSLEQLRGKKVILHRNGIMHERLRQLGFEKDLMYADTPAGSLRLLASGQGDYAVVALLPGMYIIRENKLTNLVPVARNVASFKFSFAVRDGNTELLSQLNEGLAILKKTGQYQVIYDKWLGVLEPARVSWEKVIQYGAMVLVPLMLLLTGTVVWSRTLQKKVIQRTEELAQEVAEKKLALEELRLHQDKLIQADKMTSLGILVSGVAHEINNPNGLILLNMPTLKEAFQDAETILDGYFHEHGDFAFGGIPYSRMRDMLPQLLVEINEGAKRIRRIVDDLKDFARLDKTECLEPFDLNDVVCVAVRLIDTTIHSSTNRFMITCADNLPKVLGNAQRIEQVVVNLIVNACQALPNKTRGISLTTYYDRPEGSVVLQIKDDGIGIAPEHLSRITDPFFTTKRESGGTGLGLSVSNSIIKDYGGSLEFASTFGVGTTVTLTLRTIEQETLK is encoded by the coding sequence ATGCTACATCAGATAATTCACTCGATCAGGTGGTTGCGGTTTCCGGCCACGCTCACCCTGTTCTTTCTCCTATTCGCGACGGCTCCCTTCACCGAGGCCTTTGCCGGAGAGAAGACCATCCGCGTCGGTGGCAATCACGACTATCCGCCCTACGAATTGGTCGACAAAAACGGTCAACCGGCAGGTTTCACGGTTGATCTGCTTCGGGCAATCGCCGAGGTCATGGGCATGAACGTCGATATCCACCTGGGCGAGTGGGCCAAGAGGCACGACGACCTGAAAAACGGCATGATCGATATGACCCTGGGGATGAACAACTCGGAGGAGCGGGACAAGATCTTCGATTTCACCTCGCCCCACACGATTGTCCAACAGGCAATCTTTGCGCGCCGGGACTCACCAGTCGTCAGCTCCCTGGAGCAGTTGCGCGGGAAGAAGGTGATACTCCATCGTAACGGGATCATGCACGAGCGCCTCAGGCAGCTCGGTTTCGAGAAGGATCTGATGTACGCCGATACGCCGGCGGGTTCCCTCCGCCTGCTGGCATCCGGGCAAGGGGATTACGCCGTGGTTGCCTTACTCCCCGGGATGTATATCATCCGGGAAAACAAGCTTACCAACCTCGTCCCCGTGGCGCGGAATGTGGCCTCGTTCAAGTTTTCCTTCGCCGTGCGGGATGGAAACACGGAACTGCTCTCACAGTTGAACGAGGGGCTGGCTATCCTTAAAAAAACCGGACAGTACCAGGTGATTTATGACAAGTGGCTCGGGGTGCTGGAGCCTGCGCGGGTTTCGTGGGAAAAGGTCATTCAGTATGGTGCCATGGTTCTGGTTCCGCTCATGCTTCTTCTCACAGGCACCGTCGTCTGGTCGCGCACCCTTCAGAAAAAGGTGATCCAGCGCACCGAAGAGCTGGCGCAGGAGGTGGCCGAAAAAAAGCTCGCACTGGAAGAATTACGCCTTCATCAAGACAAGCTTATTCAGGCTGATAAGATGACATCACTCGGCATCCTCGTTTCGGGGGTCGCCCACGAAATCAACAATCCCAATGGTCTCATTCTCCTGAACATGCCGACCCTGAAAGAGGCTTTCCAGGATGCCGAGACGATTCTGGACGGGTATTTCCACGAACACGGCGACTTTGCGTTCGGGGGCATCCCGTACTCACGTATGCGGGACATGCTTCCGCAACTGCTTGTCGAGATCAATGAAGGAGCAAAGAGGATCAGACGGATTGTCGACGATCTGAAAGATTTCGCTCGCCTTGATAAGACCGAATGTCTCGAACCGTTTGATCTCAATGATGTGGTATGTGTAGCAGTGCGCCTAATCGACACTACCATCCACAGTTCAACAAACAGATTTATGATAACATGTGCCGACAACTTGCCGAAGGTGCTTGGCAATGCCCAGAGGATTGAGCAGGTTGTGGTCAATCTGATCGTAAATGCCTGTCAAGCCTTACCAAACAAGACTCGGGGCATTTCTCTCACGACGTATTATGACCGACCGGAGGGAAGCGTGGTATTACAGATAAAGGATGATGGAATCGGCATAGCTCCTGAGCACCTTTCCCGCATCACCGATCCGTTTTTCACCACCAAACGCGAGTCCGGCGGGACAGGTCTCGGGCTCTCGGTTTCTAATTCAATCATCAAGGACTACGGTGGTTCACTTGAGTTCGCTTCGACTTTCGGAGTCGGGACGACCGTTACCCTTACCTTGCGGACTATCGAACAGGAGACGCTAAAATGA
- a CDS encoding sigma-54-dependent transcriptional regulator, translating to MSENLYPPFGILLVDDEPAWILSLSVSLERCAGITNIITCTDSREVIKTIERQEIGLVILDLVMPHLGGEEVLALIREQHPEITTIVISGMNQLETAVRCMKMGAFDYYVKTDDEDRLINGVMRAISMIELKRENREMSNRILDGSLKHPKAFAGIVTTNRAMHAIFAYIEAVAQSPQPLLISGESGVGKEQIAQAAHVLSGCRGPLVAVNVAGLDDSVFADTLFGHVRGAFTGAEQARRGMVEEAADGTLFLDEIGDLSIPSQVKLLRLLQEGEYFPLGSDRPKRIKARVIVATHQDLAAKQSAGTFRRDLYYRLCTHHIQVPPLRERQEDIPLLLDHFLKEAAGALGKKKPTPPKELVQLLATYKFPGNVRELRAMVYDAVSIHRDRILSMESFLKAIDRQDGQRIELLSPPQRHNLFGGIERLPTFSEAADLLVTEAMSRANGNQSIAARLLGITQSALCKRLKRVK from the coding sequence ATGAGCGAGAATCTTTATCCGCCCTTTGGTATTCTGCTTGTCGATGATGAGCCGGCATGGATACTTAGCCTCTCTGTCAGCCTTGAACGCTGCGCCGGCATAACCAACATAATTACATGCACGGATAGCCGCGAAGTTATAAAGACGATCGAGCGTCAGGAAATCGGACTCGTCATTCTCGACCTCGTCATGCCTCATCTGGGTGGAGAAGAGGTCCTGGCATTGATCCGCGAACAACATCCCGAGATCACAACCATTGTTATCAGTGGGATGAATCAGCTTGAAACCGCGGTCCGCTGCATGAAGATGGGGGCGTTCGACTACTACGTCAAAACAGACGATGAAGACCGGCTGATCAATGGCGTCATGCGTGCGATAAGTATGATCGAACTTAAGCGGGAAAACCGGGAGATGTCCAACCGTATTCTCGATGGCAGCCTGAAACATCCGAAAGCTTTTGCCGGCATTGTTACCACCAATCGTGCCATGCATGCCATCTTCGCATACATCGAGGCGGTAGCCCAAAGCCCCCAGCCTCTCCTGATCAGCGGCGAAAGCGGCGTGGGAAAGGAGCAGATAGCCCAGGCAGCCCACGTTCTGAGTGGTTGCCGGGGGCCTCTTGTTGCGGTGAACGTTGCCGGACTGGATGATTCTGTGTTTGCCGACACCCTGTTCGGTCATGTACGCGGGGCATTTACGGGGGCGGAGCAGGCACGACGCGGCATGGTGGAAGAGGCCGCTGACGGAACCCTCTTTCTCGACGAGATCGGTGATCTCAGCATTCCATCACAGGTAAAACTACTCCGCCTCCTCCAGGAGGGAGAATACTTCCCCCTCGGCAGCGACCGTCCGAAACGGATTAAAGCGCGTGTTATCGTTGCCACCCACCAGGACCTGGCAGCCAAGCAGTCGGCCGGGACGTTTCGCCGCGACCTTTATTACCGGCTCTGTACCCACCATATTCAGGTTCCCCCTCTCAGGGAGCGGCAAGAGGATATTCCCTTGCTACTCGACCATTTTCTCAAGGAAGCCGCCGGCGCTCTTGGCAAGAAGAAACCTACGCCTCCGAAGGAATTGGTGCAATTGCTCGCAACGTACAAATTTCCCGGGAACGTCCGGGAGTTAAGGGCCATGGTGTATGATGCGGTCAGCATCCATCGAGACAGAATCCTCTCCATGGAATCATTCCTCAAGGCAATCGACAGGCAGGACGGGCAGCGGATCGAATTATTATCTCCTCCTCAGCGGCATAATCTTTTTGGCGGAATCGAGCGTCTGCCAACCTTCAGCGAAGCCGCCGATCTATTGGTAACTGAAGCGATGTCCCGTGCCAATGGGAACCAGAGCATTGCCGCCCGCCTCCTCGGTATTACCCAGTCGGCACTGTGCAAGCGGCTTAAACGGGTCAAATAA
- a CDS encoding glycosyltransferase family protein, which translates to MASRNQCDKIPVLIVGEATAPTGYSRVLRSIFSHLQSRLTINHLALRYNGDPHDYPWRLYPAHIGGDPYGFGRLPALIAQLQPAIVFILSDISYQTRYMGVLREIPGNFRVVIYSPVESGPVTCELMEKLEGVSRYVVYTRYARQEIEATLERLQKRSSTFARPLLDVIPHGVDSNIFRPLPDRDELDSKTRRMRARMLLFPGQPELHDAFIVLNANRNQPRKQIDLTMKGFAIFAAGKPANVKLYLHMGVEERGWNIIILAHSLGIADRLILTSGENCHPDLSPERLNLLYNVCDVGINTASGEGWGLVSFEHAATCAAQIVPRHTSQIELWQGSAEWAEPVTTLTNTGILNEAHIVSPESIASALERLYADADFREMMAQKAYENSRKTAYRWEIIAEQWQGLFEEEARLLKAKSQ; encoded by the coding sequence ATGGCATCCAGGAATCAGTGCGATAAAATCCCGGTTCTCATTGTTGGCGAGGCAACGGCTCCAACGGGTTATTCGCGGGTGCTCCGCAGCATCTTTTCACACCTTCAATCACGTCTCACAATTAATCATCTTGCGCTTCGCTATAATGGTGATCCGCACGATTATCCATGGAGGCTTTACCCGGCGCACATCGGAGGAGATCCGTATGGGTTCGGGCGACTCCCGGCACTGATTGCCCAGTTGCAGCCGGCCATAGTCTTCATACTGTCGGATATCTCATATCAAACCCGGTACATGGGGGTCCTGAGAGAAATCCCGGGGAACTTCCGCGTGGTAATCTACTCACCGGTTGAATCGGGACCGGTCACATGCGAGCTCATGGAGAAACTGGAAGGTGTTTCCCGCTATGTGGTATATACCCGGTATGCGCGACAGGAAATCGAGGCTACGCTGGAGCGCCTCCAAAAACGAAGCTCCACGTTCGCCCGGCCACTTCTGGATGTAATTCCCCATGGTGTCGATAGCAACATATTCCGCCCGCTGCCCGATCGCGACGAGCTTGACAGCAAAACCCGCCGCATGCGGGCACGCATGCTTCTCTTCCCGGGACAACCGGAACTGCATGATGCGTTTATCGTTCTGAACGCCAATCGCAACCAGCCACGGAAACAAATTGATCTGACTATGAAAGGGTTTGCCATTTTTGCGGCGGGAAAACCGGCAAATGTCAAACTCTATCTACATATGGGGGTTGAGGAACGAGGCTGGAATATCATCATTCTGGCGCACTCACTGGGAATAGCCGACCGCCTGATTCTGACGAGCGGCGAAAACTGCCATCCGGACCTGTCGCCGGAACGATTGAACCTGCTTTATAATGTCTGCGATGTTGGGATCAACACCGCTAGCGGCGAAGGCTGGGGATTGGTCAGCTTTGAGCATGCCGCAACCTGCGCGGCCCAGATTGTGCCCCGGCATACCTCACAGATCGAGCTCTGGCAAGGATCCGCAGAATGGGCCGAGCCGGTGACAACCCTTACAAATACCGGCATTCTCAACGAAGCCCATATCGTCTCACCCGAAAGCATAGCTTCCGCTCTGGAACGCTTGTACGCTGATGCTGACTTTCGGGAGATGATGGCGCAGAAGGCTTACGAGAATAGCCGGAAAACCGCATATCGTTGGGAAATCATCGCCGAACAATGGCAAGGGTTATTCGAAGAGGAAGCCAGGCTATTGAAAGCAAAGAGTCAGTGA
- a CDS encoding cytochrome-c peroxidase has protein sequence MKWKISCGIMVLMLAGGVAWGKDDIMSQARAIFKPVPAKPPVLKENPSTPAKIELGKMLFFDPRLSSSNLISCNTCHNVGLGGVDIQETSVGHGWQKGPRNAPTVLNAVFNLAQFWDGRAKDLEAQAKGPVQASVEMNNKPERVLETLNSIPGYLPLFKKAFPRDKDPITFDNMARAIEVFEATLITPDSRFDRFLKGDRKVLAAKEQEGLRLFMDKGCSACHNGVNIGGTGYFPFGVKESPAADVRPTEDLGRFKVTNTAADKYVFKSPSLRNIELTPPYFHSGKVWKLGDAVEIMGAAQLGITLNDDEAGKIVAFLKTLNGKQPKVVYPIMPPNSDATPKPMLQ, from the coding sequence ATGAAGTGGAAAATTTCGTGTGGCATCATGGTGTTAATGCTTGCGGGAGGCGTTGCCTGGGGAAAGGACGACATAATGAGCCAGGCCCGGGCAATCTTCAAGCCTGTGCCGGCAAAGCCTCCGGTTCTAAAGGAGAACCCGTCCACTCCGGCCAAAATAGAGCTGGGGAAAATGCTCTTTTTTGACCCGCGACTATCGTCATCAAACCTGATCAGTTGCAATACCTGCCATAACGTCGGGCTCGGCGGGGTAGACATCCAGGAGACATCCGTCGGTCACGGTTGGCAGAAAGGCCCGCGTAACGCTCCGACGGTGTTGAACGCCGTGTTCAACCTTGCCCAGTTCTGGGACGGTAGGGCAAAAGATCTTGAGGCCCAGGCCAAGGGACCGGTTCAGGCATCGGTGGAGATGAACAACAAACCGGAGCGGGTGCTGGAAACCCTCAATAGTATTCCAGGCTATCTGCCGCTATTCAAAAAAGCATTTCCCCGCGACAAGGATCCGATAACCTTTGACAATATGGCCCGTGCCATCGAGGTGTTCGAGGCTACGCTCATCACGCCGGATTCCCGCTTTGACCGCTTTCTCAAAGGAGACCGGAAAGTGCTTGCAGCCAAAGAGCAAGAAGGGTTGAGGCTTTTCATGGACAAGGGGTGCTCTGCCTGTCACAACGGTGTCAATATCGGCGGTACCGGATACTTCCCCTTCGGAGTCAAAGAGAGCCCTGCCGCCGATGTCCGACCCACGGAAGACCTCGGGCGCTTCAAGGTTACCAATACGGCTGCGGACAAATATGTCTTCAAGTCTCCATCGCTCCGCAACATTGAACTGACGCCGCCCTACTTCCACTCCGGCAAGGTATGGAAACTGGGCGATGCGGTAGAGATCATGGGGGCTGCGCAGCTCGGCATCACTCTCAACGATGATGAAGCCGGTAAAATCGTGGCGTTTCTCAAGACCCTTAACGGCAAGCAGCCGAAAGTCGTTTATCCGATCATGCCGCCCAATTCCGATGCCACGCCGAAACCAATGCTGCAGTAG
- a CDS encoding heme-binding domain-containing protein yields the protein MKKPTAKTVMYAAFAVIIILAAIQFVPYGQKRSNPPIIREPAWSSPATRALAKRACFDCHSNETAWPWYSRVAPASWLIHRDVNGGRRVLNFSEWSDGMREGENPKKIREELVEGEMPPIQYTLVHADSRLTKEERQQLADGLDATAVQAKR from the coding sequence ATGAAAAAGCCAACCGCTAAAACCGTAATGTACGCGGCATTTGCCGTTATCATCATACTGGCGGCTATCCAGTTCGTTCCTTATGGTCAGAAACGGAGCAATCCGCCAATCATCAGAGAGCCGGCCTGGAGCTCACCGGCAACCAGAGCCCTGGCCAAACGGGCATGTTTTGACTGTCATAGCAACGAAACTGCATGGCCATGGTACAGCCGGGTCGCACCGGCCTCATGGCTTATCCATAGGGACGTCAATGGCGGACGAAGGGTCTTGAATTTTTCTGAATGGTCGGATGGGATGCGGGAAGGGGAGAATCCGAAAAAAATCAGGGAAGAACTGGTTGAAGGAGAAATGCCGCCGATTCAGTATACTCTTGTTCACGCCGACTCACGGCTGACAAAGGAAGAACGGCAACAATTGGCGGATGGCCTGGACGCAACCGCTGTGCAAGCGAAGCGCTGA
- a CDS encoding type II toxin-antitoxin system RelE/ParE family toxin: MKIKWTNEALEQLIEIEEFISKDSPERTAVFVDQLIEHAEDSLPDNPRMGRTVLEIANPDIRELIFRKYRIVYRLTALSGLVCASRLLSPIRGVRM; encoded by the coding sequence ATGAAAATAAAATGGACAAATGAAGCTCTTGAACAATTAATCGAAATTGAAGAATTTATTTCAAAAGACAGCCCAGAAAGAACGGCAGTTTTTGTCGATCAGCTAATTGAACATGCCGAAGATTCTTTGCCTGATAATCCTCGGATGGGCAGGACTGTACTTGAAATAGCCAATCCCGACATAAGAGAGTTGATATTCAGGAAATATCGAATTGTTTACAGGCTAACAGCGTTGTCCGGTTTGGTTTGTGCATCAAGGTTGTTAAGCCCCATTAGGGGCGTTCGAATGTAG
- a CDS encoding type II toxin-antitoxin system Phd/YefM family antitoxin produces MKTISIKNDIIPIAEFKTGISKWFKSLQKSGHPLIITQNGKPAGVLLSPDDYDDLVYKKSFLDSVGRGISDAESGRTYNTDEIKAALAARRSKE; encoded by the coding sequence ATGAAAACCATTTCGATCAAAAACGATATAATTCCAATTGCCGAGTTTAAGACAGGCATCTCCAAGTGGTTCAAAAGTCTTCAGAAATCTGGACATCCCTTGATTATTACGCAGAATGGAAAGCCGGCCGGAGTACTATTGTCACCGGATGACTATGACGATTTGGTGTACAAAAAATCTTTTCTTGATTCTGTTGGCAGAGGAATATCAGATGCCGAAAGTGGAAGGACATACAACACTGATGAAATCAAAGCGGCTCTAGCTGCAAGAAGAAGCAAGGAATAA